Within the Paramormyrops kingsleyae isolate MSU_618 chromosome 2, PKINGS_0.4, whole genome shotgun sequence genome, the region CAACTAGGTTACTCCTGTCGGATTTTAGCGTATATAATAAGTCCAAAACATTATCTATCATACATTTTATACATGCACAGTACCGTATTTAGCAAATGCGCATCAGGTTTCATGGTTTCGAGCACTTCTGCCTTTCATGATTACCACCTACGAAGCTGCCTAATTTCCTGCGTCCGTATTTTCCTTTACAGACACCAACACAAGCAGCAAGTAGTTATGAGCAGGCAGGCTTTTAACCACGTGACTACGGCGAGGCAGAAGGGACAATTGGAACGGCATATTTCGCGTGAACCATATTCTTCTACCTTTGCTAAGATAAATATGGAGAAATGTATTGGGAtatctggccattacacccacaggaaatTTTGACATCACAATCTAAATCCATATACATCAATACGGAGTTGGTCCACTCTTTGTAACTAGAACACCTGCAAAGaatttccacaagattttggagtgtctgtgggaatttttgctcattcttccagaagagcatttgtgaggtcagtcaccgatgttggacgtgaaggcacAGCTCGtaatctctgttctagttcatccaaaaggtgtttgatggggttgaggcaAGGCATCCGTGCAGGctagtcaagttcttccacaccaaactcacccaacgatgtctttatggaccttgcctGGTGCATTGGGACACAGTCTTGCTGCAACAgcaaagggccttccccaaactgttcccacaaagttggaagcatagaattgtctaaAACGTCTTGAAACGTGCTGAAGCagtaagagttcccttcactggaactaagtggcctagcccaacccctgaaaaacagtcCCATACCATTattcctcctccaccaaactttacaattgtcacaatgcagtcagtcaggtaacgttctcccctcatccaccaaacccagagTCGCCCATCGGACTgtcagagaagcgtgattcatcactccagagaacacatttccactgctccagagtcaaGTGGCAGcgtactttacaccactccatctgatgcttggtgatgtgaggcttgcatagAGTTGCTTGGCCATGGAATCCCATTCCATGAAACTCCTGgtgcagtttttgtgctggggttaatgccagaggaagtctggagctctgcagttattgagccAACAGAGTGTTGCtgacttttatgcactatgcaCCCCGGTACTCGGCGACCCTACTGTTGCATTACATGGTCTGCACTTCAaagctgagtttctgttgttcctaaacgccaccacactttgcaataataccacttatagctgactgtggaatatctagcaggcaagaaatttcacaaattgacttattgcaaaggtggtaTCTTAGGACAGTATTATGCTTGAATTCATTCAACAATTCATACAAAATTTCATACAAAATTTTGCATTTTCTAAAATGCAATTAAATTAGAATACGATGGGGAATTACCAGAAATTGCGATTTTGCCCTCACCTTTTGCCAGTGCTGGCAAGATACAAGTGAAGAAACTAAAggctaaaaaacaaaaacacacacaacaatCCTTGATTTGTTGATAgctttatttacagtttatatCTCACACCAAAGAGTATGTAATTACAGCTGTTAACAGCAAGATAAATGCCATGCACAAGATGTGGGTGATACAcaaattcaattttaaaaagGCCAATTATTCCCAAGTTCCAAAGATGCATTTAACCATCGTTTCCTGTCAGTGCTACAAAGCGACACCAGTGAAATCATGTAAAACTACTTCTAGGAGTGGTTATGTAACTTTCAGCACTATATTATGGTAATGCGTTCATAGTAAACCACTCTGATACACACCATGACTGCCACCACTAACAGAAATCCACTGATCACTGAATGAGGCACTTAAGAGCAAAGCTGAAGCTTTAAAAACAACCTCCATTTTACTTATATCCTCATGTAGAGCCTCCAAATCGGCTCTGTACTTTGGCTAAACTTAGTCGCTGTGAAGAATACAGCTCGCATAGATGTAGATTTTGTAGTCTTACAAGTATTCACTGAATACCCGATTAACAAACATGAATGTCCCAGAAGTTTCCAGAAGTTCACATTACTGTTTCGGAAGTGGTCTCCTAAACAGGAGGATGTGTGGTTCTGGAAAAGATAAGAAATTCATAAGCAAACTGTCAACAAAAGAGGTGAGCTTCAAGCAGTTAAACAGTACAGGcccttaaaaaaatacattttaaagcaCTGATTCGCAACTGGTGGTTTGCAGGACCACTATGTTCCGTTTAATATTACAGCACTATTCTGTGAAAAATTTGTATCCTGAGGCTAAACCAGATGAGAACCACAGATTTAAAGTATACTATGCATAGTCAGCCTAAACACTCATGGAGTGGGATAACTCTGGAGGTAAACCACAAGAGAAAAACATTACATCCTAGTCAGTCAGCGAAAAACAAGGTTAATCTACTACCACAATCCAGAAGCAACCACTCTACCAAGATTTTAAATGGTTTGTCATAACATAGCAAAAAGAAAGCATCTTAGCAGTAAATTGTATACACACAAAATGGACCTATATGTCGTACGGTAAAATATAAACGTTAAGTCATTCGTATTTTAAGTACTTTATGAAAACGTCATATCCTGTCAAAGGCTTATAGTGGTAACTAAGCAACGTTCTTTTAATACAAACCAGGATCGTGGATCATATAGTGCACCCATCCAAGACTCTGCTGCACTCCAAGTCTTCGCCACTCCTCCTCCGACATTAGGTGCGATTTTGGCACTTGTTTCGCCAGTTCCCGGGGTAACACGACATGTCTGCCAGTTCCCATTAAACGTGTAGCATG harbors:
- the zgc:86839 gene encoding cyclin-dependent kinases regulatory subunit 2, translating into MAHKQIYYSDKYNDEHYEYRHVVLPRELAKQVPKSHLMSEEEWRRLGVQQSLGWVHYMIHDPEPHILLFRRPLPKQ